One window from the genome of Oceanisphaera sp. IT1-181 encodes:
- the murE gene encoding UDP-N-acetylmuramoyl-L-alanyl-D-glutamate--2,6-diaminopimelate ligase codes for MSLTLRDLAVPLGLSAPAISIKYLTLDSRAVTPGCLFIAVNGHSQDGRQFIGGALEQGAAAVLVEVDTPEQAGLDHQDHRLLNVYQLPKYLSLLAGIFYGDASASLPLVGVTGTNGKSTVTQLIANWSGLLGTQAGVMGTLGNGLYGQLQPAINTTGSPLQVQQELAALQTAGAKRLAMEVSSHGLHQYRVAALHFKVAVFTNLSRDHLDYHATMAEYGEAKRQLFEMCNQARVINADDPIGRRWLSQYPKAIAYSMHGRLSDFAGKQLVAETVHFYPDGMKVAINSDWGNGVLSAPLMGRFNVANLLAAMGALLALGEPFERLLATAPQLSGVDGRMEPFTAANRPLVVVDYAHTPDALEQVLEALRQHCKGRLWCLVGCGGDRDKGKRPLMAAAAEQGADVLVLTDDNPRTESASAIIDDMREGLTDANAVIVVHNRAEAIAYAIAQAGVDDIILVAGKGHEDYQIVGSEKMHYSDRETVAALLELGA; via the coding sequence GTGTCCCTCACACTTAGAGACTTAGCGGTGCCTTTGGGGCTGTCGGCACCGGCGATTAGTATAAAATATTTAACCTTAGATAGCCGGGCCGTGACGCCCGGTTGCCTGTTTATTGCCGTTAATGGCCACAGCCAAGATGGTCGTCAATTTATTGGTGGCGCATTAGAGCAAGGTGCGGCGGCTGTGCTAGTCGAAGTGGATACGCCGGAACAAGCGGGTTTGGATCATCAAGATCACCGCTTGCTCAACGTCTATCAGCTGCCTAAATATTTATCCTTGTTGGCCGGCATTTTTTACGGTGATGCGTCGGCCAGTCTGCCGCTGGTGGGCGTCACCGGCACCAATGGCAAGAGTACGGTCACGCAATTGATTGCCAACTGGAGCGGCTTGCTCGGCACCCAAGCGGGTGTAATGGGCACGCTCGGTAATGGTCTTTATGGCCAATTACAGCCAGCCATTAATACCACCGGCTCCCCGCTGCAAGTGCAGCAAGAGTTGGCTGCACTGCAAACGGCGGGCGCTAAGCGTCTTGCCATGGAAGTTTCTTCCCACGGTTTGCATCAATATAGAGTGGCGGCGTTGCACTTTAAAGTGGCGGTATTTACCAATCTCAGTCGTGATCATTTGGATTATCACGCCACCATGGCGGAATATGGCGAAGCTAAGCGCCAGCTATTTGAGATGTGTAACCAAGCCCGCGTCATTAACGCCGACGATCCTATTGGTCGCCGTTGGCTGAGTCAGTATCCTAAGGCCATTGCTTATAGCATGCATGGACGGCTTAGCGATTTTGCCGGTAAGCAGTTAGTGGCCGAAACCGTGCATTTTTATCCCGATGGCATGAAAGTGGCCATTAACTCCGACTGGGGGAATGGTGTATTATCCGCCCCCCTGATGGGGCGTTTCAATGTGGCTAACTTATTGGCGGCCATGGGCGCTTTGTTAGCCTTGGGTGAACCCTTTGAGCGCTTACTGGCCACGGCACCACAATTATCCGGTGTTGATGGGCGCATGGAGCCCTTTACGGCGGCCAATCGACCGTTAGTAGTGGTGGATTATGCCCACACGCCGGATGCTTTAGAGCAAGTATTAGAAGCGCTGCGCCAACATTGTAAAGGGCGTTTATGGTGTTTGGTAGGCTGTGGCGGTGACCGAGATAAAGGCAAACGGCCCCTGATGGCCGCTGCTGCAGAACAAGGTGCGGATGTGTTGGTATTAACCGACGATAATCCGCGCACCGAATCCGCCAGCGCCATTATTGACGATATGCGCGAAGGCCTAACGGATGCCAACGCCGTCATTGTGGTGCACAACCGTGCCGAGGCCATTGCCTATGCGATTGCACAGGCTGGCGTGGACGATATTATTTTAGTGGCCGGTAAAGGCCATGAGGACTATCAGATAGTGGGTAGCGAAAAAATGCATTATAGCGACCGTGAAACCGTGGCCGCCTTGCTGGAGTTAGGTGCATGA
- a CDS encoding penicillin-binding transpeptidase domain-containing protein, giving the protein MRRRKQTKKEPMLVGWRFITVCGVILLAFGSLFARVAWIQVVSPDRLRMEGDMRSLRTAVTSTTRGMVMDRNGEELAVSVPVQAVWADPKQVHAELSLEKEQAWQALADVLGVPRDKLIKQVENPKRRFVYLQRQVTPAVAEYIRKLRLPGVHLRPEERRFYPTGEINTHMVGMTNIDGNGTEGIERSYNDWLTAQAGERRVRKDRMGRIIEDLGVVSEARQANNIHLSIDQRIQALAYRSLKRASEYHRATSASLVLIDVKSGEVLAMVNTPSFNPNNRGQYQSFRARNRAATDAYEPGSTLKPLIVVSALENGVVQADSIVDTSPGWLRLGGKRVSDTRNLGPISVETILMRSSNMGMVRMALQETPEQLIDTLYRFGLGIDSGTGLVGESPGLVPQRRRWSDIEKATLSFGYGLTTTPLQLAQAYAVIANGGVRYPLSILKRDQPPVGEQVVPKQHADAVLKMLEAVVGPGGTAGNAAIPGYRVGGKTGTSRKAIAGGYGNDYVGIFAGVAPISDPRLAMVVVMNEPQGDQYYGGQVSAPVFAEVMSGALQLMNIRPDAAKQEQFNLAGQEAKRVPHT; this is encoded by the coding sequence ATGAGACGGCGTAAGCAAACTAAAAAAGAACCCATGCTGGTTGGATGGCGCTTTATCACAGTGTGTGGCGTGATCTTACTGGCATTTGGTTCTTTATTTGCTCGTGTCGCCTGGATCCAAGTGGTGTCACCGGATCGGTTGCGCATGGAGGGCGATATGCGCTCTTTACGCACAGCCGTGACCAGCACCACCCGTGGTATGGTGATGGACAGAAACGGCGAAGAGCTGGCGGTGTCGGTACCAGTGCAGGCGGTGTGGGCCGATCCTAAGCAAGTGCACGCAGAATTAAGCCTAGAAAAAGAACAAGCCTGGCAAGCGCTGGCCGACGTGCTGGGAGTACCGCGCGATAAGCTCATCAAGCAAGTAGAAAATCCCAAGCGCCGGTTCGTTTATTTGCAGCGCCAAGTTACCCCTGCGGTGGCCGAATATATTCGTAAATTACGCCTGCCTGGTGTGCATTTACGTCCCGAAGAGCGCCGTTTTTATCCGACTGGTGAAATCAATACCCACATGGTGGGCATGACTAATATCGACGGTAACGGTACTGAGGGCATAGAGCGCAGCTATAACGATTGGTTGACCGCCCAAGCGGGTGAGCGCCGAGTGCGTAAAGACCGCATGGGGCGGATTATTGAAGACTTAGGGGTGGTGTCAGAAGCACGCCAAGCCAATAATATTCACTTAAGTATCGATCAGCGCATTCAAGCGCTGGCCTATCGCTCACTGAAGCGCGCCAGTGAATACCATCGTGCTACGTCTGCATCTTTAGTGTTGATCGACGTAAAAAGCGGAGAAGTGTTGGCCATGGTCAATACTCCCTCTTTCAACCCTAATAACCGTGGTCAATATCAAAGCTTTCGGGCGCGAAACCGCGCCGCCACCGATGCCTATGAGCCGGGCTCTACCTTAAAGCCGCTAATTGTGGTCAGTGCGCTAGAAAATGGCGTGGTGCAGGCGGATTCTATTGTCGATACCAGCCCCGGTTGGCTGCGTTTGGGCGGTAAGCGAGTGTCGGATACCCGAAATCTTGGCCCCATTAGTGTAGAAACGATTTTAATGCGCTCCTCTAACATGGGCATGGTGCGCATGGCCTTGCAAGAAACCCCAGAGCAGCTGATCGATACATTATATCGCTTTGGCCTTGGCATAGACTCAGGTACCGGCTTGGTGGGCGAAAGTCCAGGATTAGTGCCGCAGCGGCGCCGTTGGTCTGACATTGAAAAGGCGACCTTATCTTTTGGGTATGGCCTGACGACCACGCCGCTGCAATTGGCCCAAGCCTATGCGGTGATTGCCAACGGCGGAGTGCGCTATCCCTTAAGTATCTTGAAGCGGGATCAGCCGCCTGTCGGCGAACAAGTGGTGCCGAAGCAGCATGCGGACGCGGTGTTGAAGATGCTGGAAGCCGTAGTGGGCCCAGGAGGCACTGCAGGCAATGCGGCTATTCCTGGCTATCGAGTCGGCGGTAAAACCGGTACTTCACGTAAAGCCATTGCCGGCGGTTATGGTAACGATTATGTGGGCATATTTGCCGGTGTGGCCCCCATTAGCGACCCCCGTTTAGCCATGGTGGTAGTGATGAACGAGCCCCAAGGCGACCAATATTATGGTGGCCAAGTGTCAGCACCTGTGTTTGCCGAAGTAATGAGTGGTGCGCTGCAGTTAATGAATATTCGCCCAGATGCAGCGAAACAAGAGCAATTTAATCTAGCAGGTCAGGAGGCAAAACGTGTCCCTCACACTTAG
- the ftsL gene encoding cell division protein FtsL has protein sequence MRDGRINLAKEIGQDLLRYKWLLLLAAFAIGSALLVIVVTQGTRQLTSEYNELMAEQDRLDIEWRHLLLEQNTLMEHSRIELLARDKLGMKRAAPAEEKLVMQR, from the coding sequence GTGAGAGATGGGCGGATCAATCTAGCCAAAGAAATTGGCCAAGATTTACTGCGCTATAAGTGGCTATTGTTGTTGGCCGCTTTTGCTATTGGCTCTGCCCTATTAGTGATAGTGGTGACCCAAGGCACGCGGCAACTGACCAGCGAATATAACGAATTAATGGCCGAGCAAGATAGATTAGATATCGAGTGGCGTCACCTTCTGCTGGAACAAAACACCCTAATGGAGCACAGCCGAATTGAGCTGCTGGCCCGAGATAAACTTGGCATGAAAAGAGCCGCTCCGGCCGAGGAAAAATTGGTGATGCAACGATGA
- the rsmH gene encoding 16S rRNA (cytosine(1402)-N(4))-methyltransferase RsmH, which yields MSQQISEHLDQPKAHITVLLHEAVDGLNIKPDGIYVDGTFGRGGHSRHILSKLGPQGRLYAIDRDPQAILEAATITDPRFQILHGPFSQLANMMAELGLTRQIDGVLLDLGVSSPQLDEAERGFSFQKDGPLDMRMDTTTGQSAAEWLEKASEDDITWVLKNYGEEKFARKIARAIVFDRATEPYTRTRALAQMIARVSPSKDKHKHAATRSFQAIRIHINGELDEIEQALDGALEVLATDGRLSVISFHSLEDRIVKRFIRKHELGPEVPPGLPLTEAQLSGGRLLKSTGKAQKPSAAEVEANPRSRSSVLRVARRLDSDQ from the coding sequence ATGAGCCAACAGATAAGCGAACATTTGGACCAGCCAAAGGCACACATAACGGTATTGCTGCACGAGGCAGTAGATGGCTTAAACATTAAACCCGACGGTATTTATGTGGACGGTACTTTTGGTCGCGGTGGCCATTCTCGCCATATTCTCTCCAAGCTTGGCCCACAAGGTCGCTTATATGCCATAGATCGCGATCCACAAGCCATTCTTGAGGCCGCCACCATTACCGACCCGCGCTTTCAGATTTTACACGGCCCCTTTTCTCAGCTCGCGAACATGATGGCAGAGTTGGGCTTAACACGGCAAATAGACGGCGTGCTGCTGGACTTAGGCGTGTCTTCGCCTCAGCTCGATGAAGCGGAGCGCGGCTTTAGCTTTCAAAAAGACGGCCCGCTCGATATGCGCATGGACACCACCACAGGCCAAAGTGCTGCCGAGTGGTTGGAGAAGGCGAGTGAGGATGACATCACTTGGGTGCTAAAAAACTACGGCGAAGAAAAGTTTGCCCGCAAAATTGCCCGCGCCATCGTCTTTGATCGCGCCACCGAGCCCTACACCCGTACCCGCGCCTTGGCGCAGATGATTGCGCGTGTTAGCCCTAGCAAAGATAAACATAAGCATGCGGCAACCCGCAGCTTTCAGGCGATCCGTATCCACATCAACGGCGAGCTGGACGAAATAGAACAAGCACTGGACGGCGCATTAGAGGTGCTGGCCACTGATGGTCGTTTGTCGGTGATCAGCTTCCATTCGTTAGAAGACCGGATCGTGAAGCGCTTTATTCGCAAGCACGAGTTAGGGCCAGAGGTACCACCAGGTCTACCGCTAACGGAAGCGCAGCTGTCCGGCGGACGCTTATTGAAAAGTACCGGCAAGGCGCAAAAGCCGAGCGCGGCCGAAGTCGAAGCGAATCCCCGCTCGCGCAGCTCAGTGCTGCGCGTGGCCCGGCGTTTGGATAGCGACCAGTGA
- the mraZ gene encoding division/cell wall cluster transcriptional repressor MraZ, with translation MLRGTHAISLDTKGRLAIPTRFRDKCRDDADGILVCTVDVFEPCLLLYLLPEWELIEKKLRLLSRMDPQERRLQRVLLGHAAECELDGQGRVLLPNTLRLHAGLEKKIMLVGQLNKFEIWDEARWQQQINDDLQALPNEDWASSARLRDFGL, from the coding sequence ATGCTGCGTGGGACACACGCCATTAGCCTAGATACCAAAGGCCGCTTGGCAATACCGACTCGATTTCGAGATAAGTGTCGTGATGACGCGGACGGTATCTTGGTGTGTACGGTGGATGTTTTTGAGCCTTGTCTGCTGTTATATCTGCTGCCTGAATGGGAGCTGATCGAAAAAAAGCTCCGTCTACTTTCGCGCATGGACCCCCAAGAGCGTCGTTTACAGCGGGTATTATTGGGGCATGCGGCCGAGTGTGAGCTGGACGGTCAAGGGCGAGTGTTATTGCCCAACACCTTACGCCTGCACGCCGGTCTTGAGAAAAAAATTATGTTAGTGGGCCAACTCAATAAATTTGAAATTTGGGATGAGGCGCGCTGGCAACAACAAATTAACGATGATTTGCAGGCACTTCCTAATGAAGACTGGGCCTCATCGGCACGACTGCGGGATTTTGGGTTATAA
- a CDS encoding ISAs1 family transposase, with protein MNTDAFTQYFGEIDDPRQPAKIIYPLFDVLFLTICAVIAGAEGWEDIEDFGSAHLNWFQKKGLFPEGVPVHDTIARVISRLDPVQFQQCFIRWVQSITHRTDGELIAIDGKVLRGSYDRENRQSTIHMVSAFSSANGVVMGQLKTNAKSNEITAIPALLKLLDIKGCLISIDAMGCQTNIAKTIINQGGDYLLAVKGNQELLFKAVRTTLSASIAVSTNPDKINIEQGHGRTEIREYHVLPAGDLAHQFPDWKGLKTIGVAIGYRREKSGKSSLEYRYYISSAELDSIRFGKAVRGHWGIENSLHWVLDVSMKEDACPIYRENGAEVLASIRHLALNMIRSETSRKASVRRKQKMASMSCAYLDKILVAGFTVLGKK; from the coding sequence ATGAACACGGATGCTTTTACACAGTATTTTGGTGAGATAGACGACCCTCGCCAACCAGCCAAAATTATCTATCCGCTATTCGATGTATTGTTCCTCACCATTTGTGCTGTCATCGCTGGTGCTGAGGGTTGGGAAGACATCGAAGACTTTGGGAGTGCTCACCTGAATTGGTTTCAAAAAAAGGGCTTATTTCCAGAGGGAGTGCCAGTTCACGATACTATCGCTAGGGTGATTTCCCGCCTCGATCCCGTTCAGTTTCAGCAATGCTTTATTCGCTGGGTTCAGTCGATAACACACCGTACTGATGGTGAGCTTATCGCCATTGATGGCAAGGTACTACGCGGCTCTTACGATAGAGAGAATAGACAATCGACCATCCATATGGTCAGCGCTTTTTCCTCCGCTAATGGCGTGGTCATGGGCCAATTAAAAACCAATGCCAAGTCGAACGAAATTACCGCTATTCCAGCGCTGCTCAAGTTGTTGGATATCAAGGGATGCTTGATTTCTATTGATGCCATGGGCTGTCAGACCAACATTGCCAAGACTATTATCAACCAAGGTGGCGACTATTTACTGGCAGTAAAAGGTAATCAAGAGTTGTTGTTTAAAGCGGTGCGAACAACCCTATCAGCGAGCATAGCTGTCTCCACAAACCCCGATAAGATCAACATTGAGCAGGGGCACGGTCGTACTGAGATCCGAGAATATCATGTATTGCCAGCAGGCGATTTAGCGCACCAGTTTCCTGACTGGAAAGGCCTAAAAACTATCGGGGTGGCTATTGGCTATCGTCGTGAAAAATCAGGTAAATCCTCGCTTGAGTATCGTTACTATATCAGCTCAGCAGAGCTCGATAGTATCCGTTTCGGCAAGGCAGTCCGTGGGCATTGGGGTATCGAAAATAGCCTGCATTGGGTGTTGGATGTGTCAATGAAAGAAGATGCCTGCCCCATTTACCGTGAGAATGGGGCTGAAGTGCTGGCGAGCATCCGTCACTTAGCACTCAACATGATACGCTCTGAGACATCAAGGAAAGCCAGTGTTCGTCGAAAGCAAAAAATGGCGAGTATGAGTTGTGCTTACTTGGATAAAATATTAGTTGCTGGATTTACTGTGTTGGGCAAAAAATAA
- the rsmI gene encoding 16S rRNA (cytidine(1402)-2'-O)-methyltransferase: MSQAAALYIVPTPIGNLNDISQRALDTLQEVDLIACEDTRHTAKLLSHYQINTSTWALHDHNEQYKSEQLVARLVGGQSVALVSDAGTPLISDPGYHLVNRCREAGIQVIALPGPCAAITALSAAGLPTDRFAFEGFLPSKEKARLDKIEQLKDEPRTLIFYESPRRLLHSVAAIVEVLGAERQLVVAREITKTFESIHSLPAGEMLQWLGEDTNRSRGEIVLMVAGYRPSVEDELSAEVLRTLTLLCSELPLKKAAALTAEIHGSKKNALYKYGLENGL; this comes from the coding sequence ATGAGCCAAGCCGCTGCACTTTATATAGTGCCAACCCCCATCGGAAACCTGAATGATATCAGCCAGCGTGCACTGGATACATTACAAGAGGTTGATTTAATAGCTTGTGAAGATACCCGTCATACGGCGAAACTGCTATCTCATTACCAGATTAATACGTCTACCTGGGCGTTACACGACCACAATGAGCAATATAAGTCCGAGCAGCTAGTGGCGCGCCTAGTAGGCGGACAAAGTGTAGCCCTAGTCTCGGATGCGGGCACGCCTTTGATCAGTGACCCTGGCTATCACTTGGTCAATCGCTGTCGTGAGGCGGGTATTCAAGTGATAGCACTGCCCGGCCCTTGTGCCGCTATTACTGCCTTATCGGCGGCGGGCTTGCCCACGGATCGCTTTGCCTTTGAGGGTTTTTTGCCTAGCAAAGAAAAAGCGCGCTTAGATAAAATAGAACAATTAAAAGACGAACCCCGCACCTTAATTTTTTATGAATCGCCCCGGCGTTTGCTGCACAGTGTGGCCGCGATAGTGGAAGTATTAGGCGCAGAACGTCAGTTAGTAGTAGCGCGTGAAATCACCAAGACCTTTGAGTCGATTCACAGCCTGCCGGCCGGTGAAATGTTGCAGTGGCTGGGTGAAGATACTAATCGCAGCCGCGGCGAAATTGTATTGATGGTGGCCGGCTATCGCCCAAGCGTTGAAGATGAATTGTCGGCCGAAGTGCTGCGCACGTTAACTCTGCTGTGTAGCGAGCTACCGCTGAAGAAAGCCGCAGCATTGACCGCTGAAATCCATGGCTCGAAGAAAAATGCCTTGTACAAGTACGGACTCGAGAATGGGCTTTAA
- a CDS encoding penicillin-binding protein activator, with protein sequence MATLHHSKSVTRLLCTLVLSYLLLACGSNTISQRLSDTPPDMFSTIEQSGEQYLKQTRNANPADAFSWQVLAIRAWLQENNVVAAKNQLVQLQKTAPQEQQPILSLLEAQMALVTGHDGLSEQLLTNIEPDRLAPNVLSYYLLLQANRFEQQSLPIAAADMLAQRHQYLAGPAQQANLERIYALLAPVSSDMLRGALTEKYEPNTQAWLRLMAILNTPSTNDEQRNWQLNSWRNSYPEHPGAYYLPEGLAESSMLALDSYQPSHIAVLLPLTGQLATQAAAIRNGIERAHQGQASRLSFFDTQTSDMAKVYQQLQAAGADFIIGPLLKGDIAALANLDPAMPQLALNMPPQKQGLAHRYYFALSPESEAADAALHMWEQGHRQPLVFAPGNELGKRSATEFNRVWKQLSGQGARLAYFSSQQAIEADVRRALNTKASDGASPPLAAGVIQPIGDNTPAASNGAIDSLFMASNATETRFILPYFDFVRDSRAKRFPTYVTSRSFIPGGSAPMSELNGVKLGDMPWIFGGQAQLMAEVEQQWPNSSSSWLRLFALGYDAVSIIPQLNDLRLGSVAASGLTGDISINERGIIERRSQWMEYQDGDWQTEGYQAPADTTEELNLEREQELEREFESQP encoded by the coding sequence TTGGCAACATTACATCACAGCAAGAGTGTAACACGGCTATTATGCACCTTGGTGCTTTCATATTTGCTACTAGCCTGTGGCAGCAACACTATTTCGCAGCGGTTATCTGATACTCCGCCAGACATGTTTAGCACCATCGAACAAAGTGGCGAGCAATATCTAAAACAAACGCGCAACGCTAACCCCGCCGATGCTTTTAGTTGGCAAGTGTTAGCCATTCGCGCTTGGCTGCAAGAAAATAACGTGGTGGCAGCGAAAAATCAGCTGGTGCAGTTACAAAAAACCGCGCCCCAAGAGCAGCAGCCCATTTTGAGCTTGTTAGAGGCACAAATGGCGCTAGTGACTGGCCATGACGGGCTCTCCGAGCAATTACTGACCAACATAGAGCCGGATCGCTTAGCGCCCAATGTGCTCAGCTATTACTTATTGTTACAAGCGAATCGGTTCGAACAGCAAAGTCTGCCGATTGCGGCGGCGGATATGTTAGCCCAACGCCATCAATATCTGGCCGGACCCGCGCAGCAAGCCAACTTAGAGCGTATCTATGCACTGCTTGCTCCTGTGTCCAGCGATATGCTACGCGGCGCACTAACTGAGAAATATGAGCCTAATACTCAAGCTTGGTTGCGATTAATGGCGATTTTAAATACTCCAAGCACCAATGACGAACAGCGCAACTGGCAGCTCAACTCTTGGCGTAACAGCTACCCCGAGCATCCGGGCGCTTATTATCTGCCTGAAGGCTTGGCCGAGAGCAGCATGCTGGCCCTCGACAGCTATCAGCCGAGCCACATTGCGGTGCTGCTGCCCTTAACCGGTCAGTTAGCTACCCAAGCGGCCGCTATTCGTAACGGCATTGAGCGCGCTCATCAAGGCCAAGCTTCACGCTTAAGCTTTTTTGATACCCAAACCAGTGACATGGCTAAGGTATATCAGCAACTGCAAGCCGCCGGTGCCGACTTTATTATTGGTCCGCTACTTAAAGGTGATATAGCGGCCTTGGCTAATCTGGATCCGGCGATGCCGCAATTGGCGTTAAATATGCCGCCGCAAAAGCAAGGCTTAGCCCATCGCTATTACTTTGCCTTATCGCCCGAAAGTGAAGCCGCCGATGCCGCACTGCATATGTGGGAGCAAGGTCATCGCCAACCCTTGGTGTTTGCACCCGGTAATGAGTTGGGTAAACGCAGTGCCACCGAGTTTAATCGGGTTTGGAAACAGCTTAGTGGTCAAGGCGCGCGCCTTGCCTATTTTAGTAGCCAGCAAGCCATAGAAGCCGATGTACGCCGCGCGCTCAATACCAAAGCCAGCGACGGTGCGAGCCCGCCACTTGCGGCCGGCGTGATCCAGCCCATCGGTGACAATACGCCTGCGGCCAGCAATGGCGCTATCGACTCGCTATTTATGGCCTCTAACGCCACCGAAACGCGCTTTATCCTGCCCTACTTTGACTTTGTGCGTGACAGCCGAGCCAAACGCTTCCCGACTTATGTTACGTCGCGCAGCTTTATTCCCGGCGGTTCAGCGCCCATGAGCGAGCTTAATGGCGTCAAGCTTGGGGACATGCCGTGGATATTTGGCGGTCAGGCACAGCTAATGGCCGAGGTAGAGCAGCAGTGGCCCAATAGCAGCAGCTCTTGGTTACGCTTATTTGCGCTCGGTTATGATGCGGTCAGCATAATCCCCCAGCTTAACGATCTACGACTGGGTTCTGTGGCAGCTTCAGGCTTAACCGGCGACATCAGCATCAATGAGCGAGGCATCATAGAGCGACGCTCGCAGTGGATGGAGTATCAGGATGGCGACTGGCAAACCGAAGGCTACCAAGCCCCAGCTGACACGACTGAAGAACTTAATCTCGAGCGTGAGCAAGAACTTGAGCGCGAGTTTGAGTCACAGCCCTAA
- a CDS encoding YraN family protein: MSASLSHSPKSSTNQVALSPTQSKGEQFERRAEQFLLSQGLTLAARNYWCKLGEIDLIMYSDHTLVFVEVRYRSHGYFGGAAASVTPAKQQKLRRAALYYLQAQGLNEAQQPCRFDLIAYEGMDLHWLQNAF, encoded by the coding sequence TTGAGCGCGAGTTTGAGTCACAGCCCTAAGTCATCCACCAACCAAGTGGCCCTTTCCCCAACACAAAGCAAGGGCGAGCAGTTTGAGCGCCGCGCCGAGCAATTTTTACTGAGCCAAGGGCTAACCTTGGCTGCACGCAACTACTGGTGCAAGCTCGGCGAAATTGATTTAATCATGTATAGCGATCACACCTTAGTGTTTGTGGAAGTGCGTTATCGCAGTCATGGTTATTTTGGTGGCGCAGCCGCCTCGGTCACGCCCGCTAAGCAACAAAAGCTGCGCCGTGCGGCCTTATATTATTTACAAGCACAGGGCTTAAACGAAGCACAACAGCCCTGTCGTTTTGATTTAATCGCCTATGAAGGTATGGATCTTCATTGGTTACAGAACGCCTTTTAA
- a CDS encoding SIS domain-containing protein, translating to MQDEIKASFTESIQTKIAAAEALPDDILAAAQMMVMCLLNGNKLLVCGNGGSNALAQLFVSELINRYETERPALPAICLTLDTCSISAIAVDQHFDEAYGRQIRALGQEGDVLVVISTSGNSRNLIKAAEAALSRDMTIVALSGKDGGELAGLLGPNDVEIRVPALRAPRIHEVNLLTLHCLCDLIDRTLFPQEEDD from the coding sequence ATGCAGGACGAGATCAAAGCCAGCTTTACCGAAAGTATTCAAACTAAGATTGCCGCCGCCGAAGCGCTACCCGATGATATTTTGGCGGCCGCGCAAATGATGGTGATGTGTTTATTAAACGGTAATAAATTATTGGTTTGCGGCAATGGCGGCTCTAATGCCTTGGCACAATTGTTTGTGAGTGAATTGATTAACCGTTACGAAACCGAGCGCCCCGCGCTGCCTGCTATTTGTTTAACCCTAGATACCTGCAGCATCAGTGCCATTGCCGTGGATCAACATTTTGATGAAGCCTATGGCCGCCAAATTCGCGCCTTAGGTCAAGAAGGTGATGTGTTAGTGGTGATCTCCACCAGTGGCAATAGCCGTAATCTCATTAAGGCGGCAGAAGCCGCACTCAGCCGTGATATGACCATAGTGGCCCTTAGCGGCAAAGATGGCGGTGAGCTGGCCGGTTTATTAGGCCCCAATGATGTAGAAATTCGGGTGCCGGCGCTGCGTGCGCCGCGTATTCATGAGGTCAATCTATTAACACTGCATTGCTTGTGTGACTTGATTGACCGTACTTTGTTCCCGCAAGAGGAAGATGACTAA
- the dolP gene encoding division/outer membrane stress-associated lipid-binding lipoprotein has product MSHKLTLLFAVTLLLQGCAGVMLAGAGTGFGSITDRRAVSTQVSDQAVDMRATHRLGTTNPLWADSRVVVITTNGKSLLVGQTPTQEYSQQAEAVVKGVPGVTEVFNELRITKPLDITARSQDTWLTSKVKSTLLAEKNIDGTKVKVVTENSEVFLIGLVTQKEADISVQLARNIAGVKRVITVFEFVQAAP; this is encoded by the coding sequence ATGAGCCATAAACTCACGCTACTTTTCGCTGTAACGCTACTCTTACAAGGCTGTGCCGGCGTGATGCTCGCCGGTGCCGGCACCGGCTTTGGCTCCATCACCGACCGCAGAGCAGTTTCCACCCAAGTCAGCGACCAAGCCGTAGATATGCGCGCTACACATCGCTTAGGCACCACTAATCCTTTATGGGCAGACAGCCGCGTGGTGGTGATCACCACCAATGGCAAGAGCTTATTAGTTGGCCAAACACCCACCCAAGAATACAGTCAACAAGCAGAAGCAGTGGTGAAAGGCGTGCCCGGCGTGACGGAAGTCTTTAATGAATTGCGCATTACGAAGCCCCTCGACATTACCGCACGCAGTCAGGACACTTGGCTCACCTCTAAGGTTAAAAGCACTTTATTGGCCGAAAAGAACATAGATGGCACTAAAGTCAAAGTCGTCACTGAAAATAGTGAAGTATTCCTGATTGGCTTGGTCACGCAAAAAGAAGCGGATATCTCAGTGCAATTGGCCCGTAACATAGCCGGTGTAAAACGGGTGATTACGGTATTTGAATTTGTGCAGGCGGCACCTTAG